tattataaaaaaaatttcacaacatGCACATTCATAAACTATGATTTTTGGAATACAGAGCAAGTTTCTTTTGTGAGAAATACGAGAATGAATATATATGTGTGAATGGTTTCACATGTATAATTCgtgcattattttttatgattgattttagatatattatggatattcaatttttaatctgaaaataaacttAATCAGTATATAGACAACctgcaaatgattttaaattaaaagtgaatttgaaaatttaaatgtctatatatatatatattatttagctaTAGGTCCCAATcttgatcaattttattttttttccaagtttttttatagaaaaaaattatattttatttaatttatatagcaGCAATTCAATATGCTAGAAATATTTTGCtcacaaaattttattccctaattttaattatatatccaTCAGCATGTTTtaagtgcttattttttattaaaaaatttaatttacaaccAAACAACTAACTAGAATtctataaagttttaatataattaccaATATACTCTTCCATAGAAATTTTGCCATCGTTATTTTTATCAATGTCTTCCATTGTTTCTATGACAACAATATCCTTCATATGAGCACTTTCTTCAGGATGTACAAAatcaatgaattcttttttagtCAAGGAGCCACTACGATCCGAATCTGCTTTTTCCCATCTTCTTAAGTCTCGTTCTATCATGTCTTTGTACCCATAAGTATCCCCATCaaaattctctgaaattttaaaataaaaataagatcttttaattaattttcagcttgtaaaaaatttagaaatacaaaatttaattatatacaagattgcagattaaattataatagctacttttgaagaatttatttctgataaaataagaaatataattataaaaggcattttaaaaacaacaactttacattttgttgattaaaaaaaaattgactgaaaattctcaaaatgaagacaaattttatttttgatacttaataGAGCTTCAACCTTTAGATAGCAACAAAATTTATCTACTAAGATATAAGATCTGcgatttctttattaatattcttcCAGAAGCAATAAACTTATTCCTTTATGCATGTTATAacaatacaaagaaatattatttacagatttaTATAAGAAACTCATCTGATCAATGCTGCAAAAGGAGTGACATTTTAATAGTTTGctgttaaatatataaactaatgcataagcaaaaataaaagagGTTACTGGTATAGGCATCAGCATATATGAAAAGAGTTAAAAGATAgcatattaaactttttaagtattttatattttaattatattttataaaaaagataatatattaagaatttaacaTGCTTAGCAATATTCCTATttataaaagttgcatttttcTATAAGAATGAAAATTACCTGATTGGACTTTCTTAAACTATTGAAATTACAAATGAGTAATTTTAAAAGCTCCttcaatttatatgaattttgttttagaacaatttaaagaataataagagGATGGAGAAGAcggatttagtttttttaaaaattgaaataagccTTACCATCAGCATAACCATAAgcatttttcttatatgtttgcCATGAAAGTTCAAGTTCATTATTTGGATTGAAACCTTTCCACTGACGCTCAGAGTCATCAATAATGTATCTTTTTTGAGTATGCTGTATCCAATCCTTTAATTCTTGCATAGATACAAAATTATcctgtaatgaataaaatatagatgATAATCCTTTAAAAAACGAATGAGCTGCAAATACATTAGATTTCTCCTAAATATCTATTTGTTGCAGACAATTTTTTTCTACCCTCATGCCAAAGATTTagtattaaatgataaaatggttaaatatccctaaattattaaataactatgTAGTAAGAAACAAATTGGATGCCTATACCAATAAGTTcaggaaaatataaatagaagtagaaaattatctattctatatcaaaagaaataagaaaattatgcataaaataaattttaacactaaaagaaatataaatcacATGTTTTcttatgttcttttttaaaaattaagctattatatgacttttaaagttattttaaatgtccatttaaagtttaaaattaatttatattcttattacaattacaaatatttaaaaactgttttaatgttATTACACCAGACAAAAATGTGGattttgacaaatgtttttatagtcTTAGATTCAAGCAAATTGGTTCCAATAACCGAAAAGAAAATTACCTTATCAGAATcaattttatcaacaattttaCCAAGTCTTCTTTTACTTTCTTCGGGTGAAAGTTCTGCAAATGTTTTGGCATCTTTTTCTCCCAGGAATGCCTCATGATCATAATCAACATTGTGGAGCTCTTCTTCAAGATAATGTTTCTCATCACTCAAGACCTAGAAATATATTCACAATAatgtatttgtataaatattttttaaaaaaggaatcaacttattaaatttaaatgtaaacaaattttctAGAACTAAACTTTAATTCGTGGCACTTTCTCTGTCCCCccctttattttttatgcaagtaAAGCGAATAAGTTCTAAATAAGAAAACtgtgtttagaattttttttctttcccaaagGATTTTTAAACCGGAGATTTGGAACATGATTCCTAGGAATTATTATCctaggatttattttatttttcataggaactatttaaagtaattttaaaattaagtggaATTTATATATCCATAATCAAAGGGTTAAACTCCTTTCcattaacaacttttttttatctgaagagGGAAAGTTTTTGTATCCCCATCCTCAACCGAAAAATTCTGTTACAAAACTAAcgaaatatgataataaaattacaaaaaatattaaatttcaattcaaaatagtGATGATGCtatttttagtaaatgttttaaaataccaAGTTTGCTCCAAAATGAattgatgaatttgaaatgagcAGGGCCTTATGACCTTGCAATTTAAGAAGCTGAACTTTAAACCAGGAACATCATACAACTTAATTATGAAAGTTAATACACATTGGGCAATTTTTTTTAAGggcacatttttcttttttctgaaaacagATACACAGGATAAATCTGAATGCTGTCTGAAAATAGTCATAAAATcaatcaacaaattaaaaaaacaactaatgtatatatgaaaaatactATGTTTTTACAGAGAAACTAAAGCAAcagtaatagaatattttaaatagatgagaaaagataatatttaacgaaattaaaaaattatataaatatatttattttaataccggAACAAGTACCGCCTAAATTTTAAAAGGTACACATACACataacatttcttatattttattctaattccctaaaaaataattaaaatatcatgaacatttggagaatttttattacatttcgtaatttctatttaagttaaaatttttagctttatttttcatgcagttagttaaataaaagaaaagcaataaaGAATGACGGAATATGACTGCTTTATTTAAAACCTGATCTCAGAAAACATATATAaagtatatgaaataatataattgaatcatACATAAAAACCAACAAACGCAAcgtcttaaaagaaaatttaattaaagtaccGGACGGAAGGGCTTCAACAGagttgatagaaaaaaattgtggcagttttttttttattattattattaaaatcatatggcagagaaaaaataatggtaaatagCGTTAGCACAACAATATTATTCGtatacagaataaaaatgataaaattcagcaATCTTAACGATagatttaaatttgagaaataaaaatacttacacTTTCATGAATTCTTTTGGATGGTCCATCAGATTTCGGTATTACTAAAGCTTCATTTGCTAATAATACAGCAAACAGAAATAGGCAGCGCAAAAACCCGGACATAGTGAAGACCAATTGTCTCCAGCGGTATATGAAAAGGATAATACAAAGATTGTATTTCAGCTTCAAACTAGAGCAATtaaggcagaaaaaaaataaagctaaatcaTGACAGAACAGTCACCCACTCGAATTCCGTTCTCGGTAATGTTTTTCATATGCACTTTCACTCTGACAGCAGACGATACGATGGCAGCGCCACCTAGTTTAGATTGCCTTGAAATACAGATGATTTCAGAATCTGGGTTGGAGAGTATAAAAATGAGAGTGTGTATTGATACTTTTATAgaattgagttttaattttaaaaccaaaaataagtaaatttattttgcaatttatcaagttcattctaaaacatttttatatttaaagaatttcaaactgGAAATGCTTACGCAGTTAATTTATTACCAGTAAACTTTTTCGTGATATTTTCTGTAGCTTTtaccaaatattattatattttctttactgtGGGCCAGGGTGATGTTGATTTGAGTTGATGAGATCCTAAAGTTTTCTGAAAGTAGAAGGTTTCATTTTCAAGTTTAGACTAGATTCGTGAAAATGAAGAGCATTTTGAAAGATAATACGAAATTAAGGGTCGTGTAATTTAACAAcagtttagaataaaatgtttatccatattattaagatattttcacTATATCTTATGAAATTCAATATCGTTCGTTTCATTCACTATATTCAAACAATATAGTAGAGATATCGAACCTATGTCATGCTAATACGGATTTCGGTATTGAGCCAGACCATCCAGGCAACGAgcgttttctgatttttattttcagagttcttGACACTTTTGAACCAACTGAAACCAATATTTGACACAGAATACaattaattacaagattacatacaaaattctatacatttatgtcgtagcgtttttgaattatcgcgtgtACATGCTTGAGAGTACATATAGATAAGTTAGTCAACCCTGTGAacagatttggttaaaaatttattgtgaatataGATACtgaatctgtgtaccaaatttcatttattcaaatagttacatttttatcatggtaaaatgcttgtgaaagtacaaatcGACGGTCGACACTTTGATGAATTaggttcaaaatgtgatataaatCTACTATCCAGGTGCTAaaacgtgtaccaaatttcatttatccaagtaGTTGCATTTTTATCATGCTaaaatgcatgtgaaagtacaaatcgacagTCGACACTTTGATGAATTaggttcaaaatgtgatataaatCTACTATCCAGATGCTtaaacgtataccaaattttatctgcttaGTAGAATCTGATTTGCAATGATCGTGTTCACTTGTATCCGAACATTCAAACTGACAGACTTCCTGCTAatagatttgttcaaaatttgataaaaatctataaatttattgtaaatttgtgtTCATCCATCTAACAGAAATCCTAAACCTCCGGGGGCACCTCggaaagaggatgagatgcttccggtaaggtgggtggatctcgccaccctggagggtacacaaaaaggcgAGGGATAtggctcctcctatcgatgaagagacgtacttccttcaggAAGGGTTGTACTGGCACTTTTTCATGGCACTTGTcgtagacaagcccgctgacggaggcagcgattttaagccgagagagcgtctcgttttcagtagcgccaactaggaccatgAGTACGTTTTAGCTACTCAGGCGTCACAACTCACAACGCCGTCACATTTTACGGGgctgacttcattcatgcatttcatttactcatccATAGAAGATGGCACACACatattcgctttcacaacccctttttacaggagggctccttcacacctcacaaatagagcACAGGAAAGAACAATCATACTCGAACCATGACTCGAACCCGGGGCGctcagatcacgaggaagacgatATACCCCTAAGCCAGAACGCCGCAGGGGAAAACGTGGGAATATGGGATACGAAAGCATCCAAGCAAATACTCTTTTGCCACATGTTTGAATTCTCTCTATAAAATAATAGCCTGTATTCAGTTTACGGTATAATGGTTTTATACTTGTATTGAtaacatatgaaaaataataatttgtatagcTGCATTTTGAAAATGTCTACAGAATTGTCGAATGCAAAAAAGGAAATATGAGGATATGAAAATCAGAAAAAGGTAAATCAATATTGTGACTATTTGCTAAATGACTATGACTAGAAATGTTAAAGAATAGATGGAATGCTGAAGCAACTTCGCAAGTTGATATTACATTACCTtaatatctatcattttaataaatatctgttcTCAGAAAAACTAAAAGGAGACACTGTAGGTAGAAAAATGTACTGTTTCACAGGATAGTTTACTACATTTGCCCCATAATAATTAGAAAGAGAACGAGCCTGCACAAAATACTATCTCATAAACATATAATAGTCTCcaatactttcttgcatactctttaataaaattgctacatggataaaattttggATCTTGGGTAACGCCTCGAATGACTTCCATGGCATTGGTGAGCGGTAGTTACGAAGTATTGATATTTGGTgcgaatttagcctttttacacAATCTATCCAGTGAACATTGGTGATTATTTCGGCGATTTATCGAAATCATGATAATTACTGCCCGAACTTttgtttcaaatgtattttttttcaaaccgattgaaatcaaaatttgactcagagCTACAAATTTAGTCCCATAAAATCACATAGCAAATTTAATCCCATAAATCATATAGTTACAAATTTAGTCCCATAAAATCATATAGCTACAAATTTAGTTCCATAAAATCACATAGCAAATTTAGCCCCATAAAATCATATAGCTACAAATTTAGTCccataaaatcatataatttagtCCCATAAAATCACATAGCAAATTTAGGCCCATAAAATCATATAGCTACAAATTTAGTCCCATAAAATCACATAGCAAATTTAGGCCCATAAAATCATATAGCTACAAATTTAGTCCCATAAAATCACATAGCAAATTTAGCCCCATAAAATCATATAGCTACAAATTTAGTCCCATAAAATCATATAGCTACAAATTTAGTCCCATAAAATCACATAGCAAATTTAGGTCCATAAAATCATATAGCTACAAATTTAGTCTCATAAAATCAC
The Argiope bruennichi chromosome 6, qqArgBrue1.1, whole genome shotgun sequence DNA segment above includes these coding regions:
- the LOC129971386 gene encoding calumenin-like, yielding MSGFLRCLFLFAVLLANEALVIPKSDGPSKRIHESVLSDEKHYLEEELHNVDYDHEAFLGEKDAKTFAELSPEESKRRLGKIVDKIDSDKDNFVSMQELKDWIQHTQKRYIIDDSERQWKGFNPNNELELSWQTYKKNAYGYADENFDGDTYGYKDMIERDLRRWEKADSDRSGSLTKKEFIDFVHPEESAHMKDIVVIETMEDIDKNNDGKISMEEYIGDMYIDADNDLESEPSWVQSEREQFIQFRDKDKNGFLEFPEVRQWILPDDYDNSEAEAKHLIYESDVDRDNQLSKEEILNKFDLFVGSQATDFGEALVRHDEF